A genomic region of Anas acuta chromosome 1, bAnaAcu1.1, whole genome shotgun sequence contains the following coding sequences:
- the HGD gene encoding homogentisate 1,2-dioxygenase isoform X2: MLGLKYMSGFGNEHVSEDPRCPGALPEGQNNPQVCPYGLYAEQLSGSAFTCPRPTNRRSWLYRILPSVCHKPFQPLQEGHLTHSWDEVEPDPNQLRWKPFEIPKAPQNKLDFVSGLHTLCGAGEPRGRHGIAVHIFVCNTSMLDRCLYNSDGDFLIVPQQGKLLITTEFGKMLVEPNEICVIQQGMRFSVEVFGETRGYILEVYGAHFELPDLGPIGANGLANPRDFLVPVAWYEDRQVPGGYTVISKYQGKLFAAQQDFSPFNVVAWHGNYTPYKYNLENFMVINSVAFDHADPSIFTVLTAKSTRPGVAIADFVIFPPRWGVANNTFRPPYYHRNCMSEFMGLIKGHYEAKEEGFQPGGASLHSMMTPHGPDADCFEKASKAKLEPERVAEGTMAFMFESSLSMAVTKWGLKTSNRLDKNYYKCWEPLKSHFNPNRR; this comes from the exons TACATGTCGGGATTTGGAAACGAACACGTTTCTGAGGATCCACGCTGTCCTGGAGCTTTACCAGAGGGACAG AACAACCCCCAGGTCTGCCCCTACGGCCTCTACGCGGAGCAGCTCTCGGGCTCGGCCTTCACCTGCCCCCGGCCCACCAACAGGAGGAG CTGGCTCTATCGGATCCTGCCCTCGGTCTGCCACAAGCCCttccagcccctgcaggagggaCACCTGACACACAGCTGGGACGAGGTGGAGCCCGACCCCAACCAG CTGAGATGGAAACCCTTCGAGATCCCGAAAGCCCCCCAGAACAAGCTGGATTTTGTGAGC GGACTGCACACCTTGTGTGGCGCCGGAGAGCCCAGGGGACGCCACGGCATCGCCGTCCACATCTTCGTCTGCAACACCTCCATGCTCGACAG atgCCTTTACAATTCAGACGGTGACTTCCTGATTG TGCCCCAGCAAGGAAAACTGCTCATCACGACCGAGTTTGGGAAGATGCTCGTGGAGCCCAACGAAATCTGCGTTATCCAA caagGAATGCGTTTTAGCGTGGAGGTGTTTGGAGAGACCAGAGGCTACATCCTGGAGGTGTATGGGGCACACTTTGAGCTGCCTGACCTGGGACCCATTG GAGCCAATGGCCTGGCCAATCCACGTGACTTCTTGGTGCCGGTGGCGTGGTATGAGGACCGGCAAGTGCCGGGGGGATACACGGTGATCAGCAAGTACCAGGGCAAACTCTTTGCAGCCCAGCAG GATTTCTCCCCCTTCAACGTGGTAGCCTGGCATGGGAACTACACGCCGTACAAATACAATCTGGAAAACTTCATGGTCATTAATTCTGTTGCTTTTGACCACGCG gaTCCTTCCATCTTCACTGTCCTGACAGCCAAGTCGACCCGTCCTGGAGTGGCAATCGCTGACTTTGTCATATTCCCCCCCCGATGGGGGGTAGCCAACAACACCTTCCGACCACCATACTACCACA GGAACTGCATGAGTGAGTTCATGGGGCTCATCAAAGGCCACTATGAAGCAAAGGAGGAGGGCTTCCAGCCTGGAGGGGCCAGCTTGCACAGCATGATGACTCCTCATGGGCCGGATGCTGACTGTTTTGAGAAGGCGAGCAAAGCCAAGCTGGAGCCTGAGAGGGTTGCAGAAGGGACTATG GCCTTCATGTTTGAATCTTCTCTCAGCATGGCTGTTACCAAGTGGGGCCTCAAGACCTCCAACCGCCTTGATAAAAACTACTACAAGTGCTGGGAACCTCTGAAGAGCCATTTCAACCCCAACCGCAGGTAA
- the NDUFB4 gene encoding NADH dehydrogenase [ubiquinone] 1 beta subcomplex subunit 4, with the protein MAAGPPPSAAKGYGPNQFVSLPAELDPADYDASPEKRRAEAERLAIRAQLKRQYQLQLNSPNPPTVIEDPALLRWVHAKTQNVYPTFRPTRQTSFRGALFAIGPILFWMAAFKIERDRKEKLIREGKYERPFSVF; encoded by the exons atggcggccgggCCGCCCCCGAGCGCGGCTAAAGGGTATGGCCCCAACCAGTTCGTCTCGCTGCCGGCTGAGCTCGATCCCGCTGATTACGATGCCTCGCCAGAGAAGCGGCGTGCTGAGGCTGAGCGCTTGGCTATCCGCGCCCAGCTGAAGCGGCAGTACCAGCTGCAGCTCAACAGCCCGAACCCGCCGACCGTCATC GAAGATCCTGCCCTGCTCCGCTGGGTCCATGCGAAGACGCAGAATGTCTACCCTACCTTCCGCCCGACACGCCAGACGTCCTTTAGGGGAGCTTTGTTTGCCATAGGTCCAATCCTCTTCTGGATGGCTGCCTTTAAAATTGAGAGG GATCGTAAAGAGAAGCTTATCCGAGAAGGTAAATACGAGCGACCATTCAGTGTTTTTTAA
- the HGD gene encoding homogentisate 1,2-dioxygenase isoform X1, with product MLGLKYMSGFGNEHVSEDPRCPGALPEGQNNPQVCPYGLYAEQLSGSAFTCPRPTNRRSWLYRILPSVCHKPFQPLQEGHLTHSWDEVEPDPNQCAATQLRWKPFEIPKAPQNKLDFVSGLHTLCGAGEPRGRHGIAVHIFVCNTSMLDRCLYNSDGDFLIVPQQGKLLITTEFGKMLVEPNEICVIQQGMRFSVEVFGETRGYILEVYGAHFELPDLGPIGANGLANPRDFLVPVAWYEDRQVPGGYTVISKYQGKLFAAQQDFSPFNVVAWHGNYTPYKYNLENFMVINSVAFDHADPSIFTVLTAKSTRPGVAIADFVIFPPRWGVANNTFRPPYYHRNCMSEFMGLIKGHYEAKEEGFQPGGASLHSMMTPHGPDADCFEKASKAKLEPERVAEGTMAFMFESSLSMAVTKWGLKTSNRLDKNYYKCWEPLKSHFNPNRR from the exons TACATGTCGGGATTTGGAAACGAACACGTTTCTGAGGATCCACGCTGTCCTGGAGCTTTACCAGAGGGACAG AACAACCCCCAGGTCTGCCCCTACGGCCTCTACGCGGAGCAGCTCTCGGGCTCGGCCTTCACCTGCCCCCGGCCCACCAACAGGAGGAG CTGGCTCTATCGGATCCTGCCCTCGGTCTGCCACAAGCCCttccagcccctgcaggagggaCACCTGACACACAGCTGGGACGAGGTGGAGCCCGACCCCAACCAG tgtgcTGCGACCCAGCTGAGATGGAAACCCTTCGAGATCCCGAAAGCCCCCCAGAACAAGCTGGATTTTGTGAGC GGACTGCACACCTTGTGTGGCGCCGGAGAGCCCAGGGGACGCCACGGCATCGCCGTCCACATCTTCGTCTGCAACACCTCCATGCTCGACAG atgCCTTTACAATTCAGACGGTGACTTCCTGATTG TGCCCCAGCAAGGAAAACTGCTCATCACGACCGAGTTTGGGAAGATGCTCGTGGAGCCCAACGAAATCTGCGTTATCCAA caagGAATGCGTTTTAGCGTGGAGGTGTTTGGAGAGACCAGAGGCTACATCCTGGAGGTGTATGGGGCACACTTTGAGCTGCCTGACCTGGGACCCATTG GAGCCAATGGCCTGGCCAATCCACGTGACTTCTTGGTGCCGGTGGCGTGGTATGAGGACCGGCAAGTGCCGGGGGGATACACGGTGATCAGCAAGTACCAGGGCAAACTCTTTGCAGCCCAGCAG GATTTCTCCCCCTTCAACGTGGTAGCCTGGCATGGGAACTACACGCCGTACAAATACAATCTGGAAAACTTCATGGTCATTAATTCTGTTGCTTTTGACCACGCG gaTCCTTCCATCTTCACTGTCCTGACAGCCAAGTCGACCCGTCCTGGAGTGGCAATCGCTGACTTTGTCATATTCCCCCCCCGATGGGGGGTAGCCAACAACACCTTCCGACCACCATACTACCACA GGAACTGCATGAGTGAGTTCATGGGGCTCATCAAAGGCCACTATGAAGCAAAGGAGGAGGGCTTCCAGCCTGGAGGGGCCAGCTTGCACAGCATGATGACTCCTCATGGGCCGGATGCTGACTGTTTTGAGAAGGCGAGCAAAGCCAAGCTGGAGCCTGAGAGGGTTGCAGAAGGGACTATG GCCTTCATGTTTGAATCTTCTCTCAGCATGGCTGTTACCAAGTGGGGCCTCAAGACCTCCAACCGCCTTGATAAAAACTACTACAAGTGCTGGGAACCTCTGAAGAGCCATTTCAACCCCAACCGCAGGTAA